In Mesotoga infera, the DNA window ATAATGAAGATAATCCAGGAGAGAGAAGAGCCTATTTGCGCAACAGGCACTACTGCATTGCGAACAACTAGCGGTGCGTACCTTTCTTTGTCTTGGATCGCGTGGCCAATTTCATGCGCAACTACTCCTAGAGCCGCTATTGATGTGCTGTTGTGAGTTGCATCGGATAATCGTACAACCCTCTTCTTTGGATCATAGTGATCAGTAAGATTGCCCCTTATTCTTTCTATCTTAATGTCATAAAGCCCCGCGTTGTCAAGAAGTTGCCTGGCTAACTGAGTGCCGTTAAACCCGAAGGTAGACCTAACCTTCGAATACTGAGAAAACCGCGAACTAACAAGAAACTGGGCGTAAGCTGCCAGGATAATTGCTGGAATAAGTATAACGAACGTTGGATCCCAAAACAACTTAACCACCTCCTACTTACGATTATATAACCCGTGAGCAAGATGGTCAACGCAATATAGGCATTGACTGAAGTTAGAAACTCATCAAACAGAAGTCTCTTGAATAATCAAGAACTTCGATCTGGCTGGCTGCGAACAAAAGCGGGATCCAAATAACCTTCGCTCCCAAGAGCAGTGGTCCCGTCTTAATGATCTTCAGAAACTGGAAGCAACAGACATGATCCCTCGAGGGACGGCTTGTCTGCAAATGAGGACCCGCTTTATATCTCTAGCCTCTTGTAGGCGAAAGTCCTGTATTAATCTCATCCTGTTTTTAGACCGTGACCAGTAAACACAGAAATGATACACTCATCGGGATCTGAGGAAACTATGTACTTCTTCAGTCCCGCTATTGTCGCTGCAGCAGTTGGTTCCAAAAAATGACCTCGTCTAGCCATTTCACTGCGGGCCTCGATTATTTCAACTTCTGAGACAGAAATAAACCGTCCGTCACTATCTCGGACTGCTTCAAGTATTTGCGATCCTCTTACCGGTCTTTCAATTGCAATTCCCTCAGCCACCGTGGGCTTTGCGGTTACGGGCACTGGCCGCGCCAGTCTTCTGTTAAACGCTTGTACAAGCGGGGAGCAGTTCTCTGACTGCACCGCAATAATCTTCGGAACATTGCTAATTATCCCCGCAGATTTCATTTCTTGAAACCCGATCGACGCTCCCAGCAGCAAAGTGCCGTTTCCCACAGGAAGAACAATCGAATCTGGACTTTTCCAGCCAAGTTGCTCACAAATCTCGAAAGAAAAAGTCTTTGTACCGTGAAGAAAGACCGGATTGTAAGTATGACTTGCATAGAACCTTTCACATGCGCTCTTGATAACAGATCTCGCGGTGTCCTCTCTTGAACCCCGAATCAACCTCAATTTGGCACCGTAAGCGCTGATTTGCCCAAGTTTCCCAGCCGAAGTCCGTTCGGGGACGAATATCTCACAAGATATGCCCGCCCTGGCAGAATAAGCTGAAATCGAACATCCCGCATTTCCCGACGAATCCTCGACAACTGATTCAATTGAGTGCTCTTTGGCATAACTTATGAGCGCGCTTGCCCCTCTATCTTTGTAGGAACCCGTGGGGAAGAGATAGTCCTGCTTGATCAATACCTTCCGTCTGCATATTTCCTCTTCGATCAAAGGAGTAAACCCTTCCAACATAGATATGATGAACCGATCATCCTCTATAGGAAGAGCCTCCCTATAACGCCACATATTCGGAGGACGTTTTTCTATCTCTTCTACAGGAAAATGCGATTCATATTCCAAATCGAAGACGCCTCCACACTCGCATCTGAAGGCTTTCGATTCAGTGGAGTACTTGAGCCCGCATCGAGAACAAACGAAGAAGGCCAATGTCAGAAGCTGTAGTCCACAGAAATGTATGGTCTGGCAAATGGAACAGTACTTCTTGGATCCAGCTGCCAGTACCCATCAAAGCCACCATCCAGAAAGACTTTTGAGAAAGAGCTTCCAAATCCAATTCTTGAATACAGAGGAGTGCCTGCGATCGCTCGATCTCCGCCTGTAACAGCAAAGATGTGATTGAGGGACCAGAAAAGCTGTCCCTTCAGGTAGAGACTCTCGTATATCGGGATTCTCATCCGAACTCCCAAATACGTATGTTCAGGGATGCTGAAGCCCTTAACCACAAGGCTTGACCAGTTGAAGGAGAAGATGTAAGAATGTATTACTCCCTGTATCAAGGGTATTCCGGCCGCGAATTGCAGAAAAAAGGGTGTATCTATAGAACCGGAGGCCATATCAAGATTGAAGCCAATTCCGATGCTGATTGCAACAGAAAAACCTGAAACTCCAAGAATCAGAATCAATGAAATCGACAGAATTTTTTTCACCACACACCTCCTGAGGGCCTTATCTGGAGCTTTCATCATTGAAGCCTACTGCAAAGATTGTGGGGAGATCGAAATCCCTCTTAGCTATCTTAATACCCCAGATCTGAGTGTACGCTTTCTTCCCGATTATGAGACCGCGCTTCATATCCTCTTCAAGCCTATTCATCCCTTCTTTGAAACCTTTCTCTGACATTAATCTCAGTGCGGAATATGCCTTGTTTCTGTACTGCTCGAAATGCCTCTTCTTGAACTCGAAAGTCGTCTTGACTTTGGTAGTATATATTCCTTCAAATCCTGCTTTCTTCATCGCCGACGTTATATAGGGGTTTCCGGGATATCTTGCCCTGTCTATCTCCAGTGTTTCGGGGAAATAGTGAGTCAGCGTTCTCTCACCGATATCCTGGCAAGAATCAGTAACTGTCAGCACACTTCCGTCATTTTGCAGCACTCTAAAACTCTCTTCGAAGAGGCTATCCAAATTGGCAATATAGTGAACAAGATTAACAATGAAGACGAAATCAAACGGTGAATCTTCGTAGGGAAAGGACTGGTCTGCATCCGCAACCTTTAGCTCAACTCTACGATTCTTCCTTGCGCCCTCAAGAATCATTGAAGGACTTATGTCAAAACCAAAGCCCCGCGCATGAAGGAGTTCCGAAAGGACACTTAAGTAATCAGCAGTTCCACAGCCA includes these proteins:
- a CDS encoding zinc metallopeptidase; translated protein: MFWDPTFVILIPAIILAAYAQFLVSSRFSQYSKVRSTFGFNGTQLARQLLDNAGLYDIKIERIRGNLTDHYDPKKRVVRLSDATHNSTSIAALGVVAHEIGHAIQDKERYAPLVVRNAVVPVAQIGSSLSWIIFIIGLLMVSPILVRIGIVVFSAFVFFTLVTLPVEFNASSRAKKLLASMGMPSKELKGVSSVLGAAAMTYVASAATSILQLLRMLVLSGAGRD
- the thrC gene encoding threonine synthase — encoded protein: MWRYREALPIEDDRFIISMLEGFTPLIEEEICRRKVLIKQDYLFPTGSYKDRGASALISYAKEHSIESVVEDSSGNAGCSISAYSARAGISCEIFVPERTSAGKLGQISAYGAKLRLIRGSREDTARSVIKSACERFYASHTYNPVFLHGTKTFSFEICEQLGWKSPDSIVLPVGNGTLLLGASIGFQEMKSAGIISNVPKIIAVQSENCSPLVQAFNRRLARPVPVTAKPTVAEGIAIERPVRGSQILEAVRDSDGRFISVSEVEIIEARSEMARRGHFLEPTAAATIAGLKKYIVSSDPDECIISVFTGHGLKTG
- a CDS encoding class I SAM-dependent methyltransferase encodes the protein MRERKGFDFDEVAITYSQYRYPNEKLIEHIFNRVRYADRILEVGCGTADYLSVLSELLHARGFGFDISPSMILEGARKNRRVELKVADADQSFPYEDSPFDFVFIVNLVHYIANLDSLFEESFRVLQNDGSVLTVTDSCQDIGERTLTHYFPETLEIDRARYPGNPYITSAMKKAGFEGIYTTKVKTTFEFKKRHFEQYRNKAYSALRLMSEKGFKEGMNRLEEDMKRGLIIGKKAYTQIWGIKIAKRDFDLPTIFAVGFNDESSR